From the genome of Catalinimonas alkaloidigena, one region includes:
- a CDS encoding PAS domain-containing sensor histidine kinase: MILLYTSFPRELLHMLQADPALASVQFLEVTEAELMAGRAVSPSVDLLLIGEHTDNPIRLAQQVQRTDPHLSILLMSDPLSYPRVQQALQLAPGIGPSLASISSAGKAGLAAMVKTHLARTAQRRNYVRLKASLPNLSLPAYPNAERIKADFAYQAFEEAPIGILLLGKYEEILSLNPFAVGLLGTSERNLLGKTLWKLFPNATQKELRTFLQAHTATQNRQYFALDETNRYVEITLKPLPLEEKGHYRTVLMHEVTEQLEAHRRAVTSAHQLRLLTDAMPVLIGYLDREEKYRFANRAYQAWFHQDPATLLGRPVRKVVGEQAYAGVKDYIRRALAGERLDFEARMPYRDDFTKYIRTSYVPDVQAGEVVGFYTLVTDITESVLAQQQMEESAQRFRLLTESIPQMIWTAMPDGYLNYFSQQWYNYSGYDEEHSTGEGWIKAVHPEDLTNLYQRWTQALRTGAPYQVEARVKRADGMYRWQLIRALPQRNEEGTITQWMGTFTDLQDQRQAKQALQTLAEELATTNEELQAANEDLAASNQQLLHVNSDLDNFIYTASHDLKTPIANIEGLLYVLIRHLKQELPTSSRTQHITTLMQESVERFKKTIDNLNDVIKLQKEYNGEIVTVDLREVIQEVWLDLEPQRQAVGAQIEIDIADPALIRFSKKNARSVVYNLLSNSLKYRSPARVPLIRIHGKPSKQYYSLAVEDNGLGMTEVQVAKLFSMFRRFHDHIEGSGIGLYMIRKMIENVGGTIEVESQPQVGTTFRVYFPDQ, translated from the coding sequence ATGATTCTTCTCTATACAAGCTTTCCCCGCGAACTACTGCACATGCTGCAGGCCGATCCGGCGCTGGCTTCCGTCCAATTTCTGGAGGTAACTGAAGCGGAACTGATGGCCGGCCGGGCTGTCTCCCCGTCGGTTGACCTGCTGTTAATTGGGGAGCACACTGACAACCCCATTCGTTTGGCTCAGCAGGTGCAACGGACGGATCCTCATCTTTCAATTCTGCTGATGAGCGACCCCTTGTCGTATCCGCGCGTACAACAGGCGCTACAGTTGGCACCGGGAATAGGCCCCTCGCTAGCCAGTATCTCCAGTGCGGGAAAAGCTGGGCTGGCCGCTATGGTGAAAACCCATCTGGCACGAACCGCGCAGCGACGCAATTATGTGCGCCTCAAAGCTTCCCTCCCCAACCTCTCCCTGCCAGCCTACCCTAATGCTGAACGCATTAAAGCAGACTTTGCTTATCAGGCTTTTGAAGAAGCGCCCATCGGCATCCTTCTGCTCGGCAAGTACGAAGAGATCCTTTCCTTAAATCCCTTTGCGGTAGGCCTGCTGGGTACCAGCGAACGTAACTTGTTGGGCAAAACGCTTTGGAAACTTTTTCCTAACGCAACACAGAAGGAATTGCGGACATTTTTGCAGGCGCACACCGCTACTCAAAACAGGCAGTACTTTGCCCTGGACGAGACAAATCGGTACGTAGAGATCACCTTAAAACCCCTTCCTTTGGAAGAGAAGGGACACTACCGTACGGTACTCATGCATGAGGTAACCGAGCAACTGGAGGCACATCGGCGCGCGGTGACCAGTGCTCACCAACTACGACTCCTTACCGATGCCATGCCGGTTTTGATCGGCTACCTGGATCGCGAGGAAAAATACCGCTTTGCCAACCGCGCTTACCAAGCCTGGTTTCATCAGGACCCTGCTACCCTATTGGGACGACCCGTTCGTAAGGTCGTAGGCGAGCAGGCGTACGCAGGCGTGAAAGACTACATTAGACGCGCCCTGGCAGGCGAACGGCTGGACTTTGAAGCCCGCATGCCATACCGGGACGATTTTACCAAATACATCCGAACCAGCTACGTGCCGGACGTGCAGGCAGGTGAGGTAGTAGGGTTTTATACCCTCGTCACAGACATCACCGAATCGGTTTTGGCGCAGCAGCAAATGGAGGAAAGCGCGCAGCGCTTTCGCCTGTTAACCGAATCCATTCCCCAAATGATCTGGACGGCCATGCCGGATGGATACCTGAACTACTTCAGTCAGCAATGGTACAACTACTCCGGCTATGATGAGGAGCATTCCACCGGAGAAGGATGGATCAAAGCCGTTCACCCTGAAGACCTTACGAATCTGTACCAGCGGTGGACGCAGGCGTTACGCACCGGCGCTCCCTACCAGGTGGAGGCGCGGGTAAAGCGGGCCGATGGCATGTACCGGTGGCAACTGATCCGTGCACTTCCGCAACGCAACGAGGAAGGCACGATCACCCAATGGATGGGGACCTTTACCGACTTGCAAGACCAGCGTCAGGCCAAGCAAGCGCTTCAGACCCTGGCAGAAGAGCTTGCTACCACCAATGAGGAATTGCAGGCCGCCAACGAAGATCTAGCTGCCTCGAACCAACAACTTCTCCACGTCAATTCGGATCTGGACAATTTTATTTATACTGCTTCACATGATTTGAAGACTCCCATTGCAAACATTGAAGGTCTGCTGTATGTGTTGATCCGCCATTTAAAACAGGAACTTCCTACCTCATCGCGCACCCAACACATTACGACCCTTATGCAAGAGTCGGTAGAACGGTTTAAGAAAACGATAGATAACCTGAATGATGTAATCAAGCTACAGAAAGAGTACAACGGAGAAATCGTTACCGTGGACCTCAGAGAAGTGATTCAGGAAGTGTGGCTTGATCTGGAGCCACAACGCCAAGCGGTCGGTGCGCAGATCGAAATCGATATTGCCGATCCAGCCTTGATACGCTTTTCAAAAAAGAATGCTCGAAGCGTCGTCTATAATTTACTGAGCAACAGCCTGAAATATCGCTCGCCCGCGCGGGTGCCGCTGATTCGCATCCACGGAAAACCAAGCAAGCAGTACTATAGCTTGGCGGTAGAAGACAATGGCTTGGGCATGACTGAGGTCCAAGTAGCCAAGCTTTTCTCCATGTTTCGCCGCTTTCACGACCACATCGAAGGATCGGGCATTGGGTTGTACATGATCCGGAAAATGATAGAAAACGTTGGCGGAACTATTGAAGTAGAGAGCCAGCCTCAGGTAGGCACTACCTTCCGCGTCTACTTTCCTGATCAATAG
- a CDS encoding acyl-CoA dehydrogenase family protein — protein MPLDKLLSKFRTLAEGIIAEEAPRVDQEARWPEKSMRLLQQERLTGLVVPQECGGWGQGLYALGQACEVIGQVSASTALCFGMHGVGAAVMAAKASPRQKKAFLEPIAQGLHLTTLALSEPGTGAHFYYPQTQLLAVSPDEFQLEGQKTFVTNGGHADSYVVSTVGVEPEAGFHQFSCAIVEKCAAGLDWGPAWNGIGMRGNSSRSLTLHQVTIPAWHLLGERGDQLWYIFQVVAPYFLTAMAGTYLGLAQAALDRVRHHLMQRHYSHSGLSLHQVPLLQHRLGTLWAKVERTRQLLYHAARQGDAQGAGAVMSLLAAKAEVAHCAVEVVNEAMTLAGGSAYREDSAFDVLLRDARAAHVMSPTTDLLYTWIGRALLDQPLLGD, from the coding sequence TGCCGAAGAAGCCCCTCGGGTTGACCAGGAAGCGCGTTGGCCGGAGAAAAGCATGCGGCTTCTGCAACAAGAAAGGCTAACTGGCCTGGTCGTTCCTCAGGAATGCGGCGGATGGGGACAAGGACTGTATGCGTTGGGACAAGCCTGCGAAGTTATCGGGCAGGTATCGGCTTCTACTGCACTGTGTTTCGGTATGCACGGGGTGGGAGCCGCCGTGATGGCCGCGAAAGCCTCCCCACGACAAAAGAAAGCGTTTTTAGAACCCATCGCCCAGGGCCTTCACTTGACCACCCTGGCCCTGAGCGAACCGGGAACCGGAGCTCATTTCTACTATCCTCAAACCCAGCTGTTGGCCGTTTCGCCCGATGAATTTCAACTGGAAGGGCAAAAAACATTCGTGACCAACGGAGGCCACGCCGACTCCTACGTCGTCTCTACCGTTGGCGTGGAGCCGGAGGCGGGTTTTCACCAGTTCTCCTGCGCGATCGTAGAGAAATGCGCAGCAGGGCTGGATTGGGGACCCGCCTGGAACGGGATAGGCATGCGCGGTAATTCCTCCCGCAGCCTCACCCTGCATCAGGTGACGATTCCCGCTTGGCATCTCTTGGGCGAACGCGGCGACCAGCTCTGGTATATTTTTCAAGTGGTCGCGCCCTACTTTTTAACCGCAATGGCTGGTACCTATCTGGGGCTGGCCCAGGCGGCTCTGGATCGGGTACGCCATCACCTCATGCAACGCCATTACAGCCACAGTGGTCTTTCCTTGCATCAGGTCCCGCTTCTGCAACATCGATTAGGGACACTCTGGGCAAAGGTGGAACGGACGCGCCAACTCCTTTACCATGCCGCTCGTCAGGGCGATGCGCAGGGGGCTGGGGCCGTGATGTCGCTCTTGGCAGCCAAGGCCGAAGTAGCCCATTGTGCCGTCGAAGTAGTCAACGAAGCCATGACGCTGGCCGGTGGCAGCGCATACCGGGAGGATTCCGCTTTCGATGTGCTGCTGCGGGATGCGCGAGCTGCTCACGTCATGTCGCCTACCACGGATTTACTCTACACCTGGATTGGTCGTGCCTTGTTGGATCAGCCCTTGCTCGGTGATTGA